GGGCAGGTCTGTCTGACTATCGAGACGGACGACGAAACGTACACCGTCGGCGGGTGGGGTGCGGTGTTAGAAGAAGTCGAGGCGAACCGCATCACCGTCGAGTCCATCTCCTGAACCTCTCTACAAAGTGAGCATTCCCCCTTGCCGGAATGTATAACAACTTCCCGTTCTCATACTTGGTACAAGACGCGTTTCGGGCACGCACTCGACAAGGGGTATTTTGATATACCACCGTGCGACATTCTGTCTCGTGAGTGTTCCCGGAACACCACTACACTACCAATGAGTGCAGAACAGCCCTTGGTGCTCATCGTCGAAGATGAGCCTGACCTCGCCGATCTGTACGCAACCTGGCTTAGGGACGACTATCGCGTTCGTGTCGCATACGGCGGCCGAGAGGCACTCGACGAGCTCGACGACGAGGTCGACGTTGTTCTCCTCGACCGTCGGATGCCCGACCTCTCGGGCGACGAAGCGCTCACGGAGATTCGTGACCGCGGCTTCGACTGCCGCGTCGCGATGGTGACTGCTGTCGAACCGGACTTCGACATCATCGCTATGGGCTTCGACGATTATCTCGTCAAGCCTGTCTCTCGGGAAGCGCTGACCGAAACTGTCTCTAATCTCATCTTGCGAAACGCCTACGACGTCGGGATTCAAGACTTGTTCTCGCTCGCCTCGAAGAAGGCCCTTCTCGAGTCAGAGAAGGACGAGGCGACGCTCGGGGACAACGAAGAGTATCAGACCCTCACGAAGGAGCTCGACGAACTCAGAAGCGAGCTCGACGAGACACTCGGTCAACTCGACGACACCAAGGGGCTCTCTGCG
The genomic region above belongs to Haloferax marinisediminis and contains:
- a CDS encoding HalX domain-containing protein; its protein translation is MSAEQPLVLIVEDEPDLADLYATWLRDDYRVRVAYGGREALDELDDEVDVVLLDRRMPDLSGDEALTEIRDRGFDCRVAMVTAVEPDFDIIAMGFDDYLVKPVSREALTETVSNLILRNAYDVGIQDLFSLASKKALLESEKDEATLGDNEEYQTLTKELDELRSELDETLGQLDDTKGLSAVYRDIGDSAQSDDS